A single Rhizobium sullae DNA region contains:
- a CDS encoding MFS transporter, whose amino-acid sequence MAASDAQLEKRERTVAGASDVDGPLDMAKPGGLMILVWILCGLVFFLDGYDLTVITFIAPELVKEFGFDKSALGPVFVSSLVGFALAGPLLGLVGDRYGRKLTIVGSCLAFGLGTLAMLWATTISQMILCRFVIGVGLGGAMPTAAAMVAEFAPKKSRNRILALAASCVPLGAMAPGVMTAVLVPTYGWHILAIIGGVGPIILAAVLLLTMPESVKYLANNPKKHGELKSLLKRLDASPDWVPRLENQLTEKSDGRSVGRLFDGGKGPMTLMLWLAFFSTGMALFLIISWLPLVLQSLNYSIQEAGKFSAIFAGAGILGGIVIALLVSRVGVLLLPILFVIAIPFLLAFSWYDLPQAGIVLCVLIPGMSVGALQVGCSTIAGLFYPTRVRAAGIGWGLGAGRLGSIVGPMIGSAILTLELPAKDMIAFAAIPMAIGTIGSIFLVVLCKQRFGSLHVNESSDPQATIVPTAELTAVK is encoded by the coding sequence GTGGCGGCGTCAGATGCGCAGCTGGAAAAAAGGGAGAGGACTGTGGCAGGAGCAAGCGATGTGGACGGCCCGTTGGACATGGCCAAACCGGGTGGACTGATGATCCTTGTATGGATCCTCTGCGGCCTAGTGTTTTTTTTGGACGGTTACGATCTGACCGTCATTACATTTATTGCCCCCGAACTGGTAAAGGAATTCGGGTTCGATAAATCCGCGCTTGGGCCCGTTTTTGTCTCGAGCCTGGTCGGCTTTGCGCTTGCCGGACCCTTACTCGGTTTGGTCGGCGATCGTTACGGTCGCAAGCTGACGATCGTCGGAAGCTGCCTCGCTTTTGGTCTCGGGACGCTCGCGATGTTGTGGGCGACGACGATATCGCAAATGATCCTCTGTCGCTTCGTGATCGGTGTCGGTCTGGGCGGCGCGATGCCAACGGCGGCTGCAATGGTCGCGGAATTCGCCCCGAAGAAGTCGCGCAACAGGATATTGGCGCTTGCTGCCAGCTGCGTTCCGCTTGGCGCGATGGCTCCCGGCGTGATGACAGCTGTCTTGGTGCCGACCTACGGCTGGCACATTCTGGCCATCATTGGAGGCGTAGGTCCTATCATCCTGGCAGCTGTGCTATTGCTGACGATGCCGGAATCGGTCAAATACTTGGCAAACAACCCGAAAAAACACGGCGAACTGAAGTCGCTGCTCAAGCGGCTCGATGCAAGCCCCGACTGGGTTCCGCGCCTTGAAAACCAGCTAACGGAAAAAAGTGATGGCCGCTCTGTCGGACGTCTGTTCGACGGCGGAAAGGGTCCTATGACCCTGATGCTTTGGCTGGCCTTCTTTTCCACCGGGATGGCGCTTTTCCTGATCATCAGCTGGCTTCCGCTCGTGCTGCAAAGCCTCAACTACAGCATTCAGGAAGCCGGTAAGTTTTCGGCGATATTTGCTGGCGCCGGTATTCTTGGCGGCATCGTAATCGCCCTGCTGGTTTCGCGTGTCGGGGTCTTGCTGCTGCCGATACTGTTTGTCATCGCAATCCCCTTCCTGCTTGCGTTCTCTTGGTATGATCTTCCACAAGCGGGAATTGTCCTGTGCGTCCTGATACCAGGGATGTCCGTGGGTGCGCTGCAGGTCGGTTGTTCGACCATCGCCGGGCTTTTTTATCCGACTAGGGTTCGGGCGGCCGGCATTGGGTGGGGTCTCGGTGCGGGGCGCCTCGGCTCAATCGTCGGCCCGATGATCGGCAGTGCCATACTAACACTTGAACTGCCTGCGAAGGACATGATCGCTTTCGCGGCCATTCCCATGGCCATCGGAACAATCGGTTCCATTTTTCTTGTCGTGTTGTGCAAGCAGCGCTTTGGTAGCCTGCACGTCAATGAATCGTCCGATCCCCAGGCGACGATTGTGCCGACGGCGGAGTTGACTGCCGTCAAATGA
- a CDS encoding aromatic ring-hydroxylating oxygenase subunit alpha produces MDTKVSTPRSYDSQYDLDVGDLVEKERIHRRVFADQDVFEQEMDQIFGKSWIYVGHESQVPNPGDYFSTQVGRQPVVMTRHKNGEIYVLENRCPHKGALVCPDRNGTAKHFMCMYHGWRFDGDGSLISVPVQSGYDGTEFNVKDPKNGMRQLPRVHNHHGFVFASLSPEGLDFKTWAGEGLRGLDNLIDRSPSGELEVIGNCYRTVQNSNWKIFLDNMSDGMHTSFVHHQMARAAQRTLEKFKGRARPGGLDVAAMLAGEPDQMAKIDLVAHPHGHFDMAAFAPELTGEDGEHYKAALIARHGADKAAAVLKQNFHNVMMFPTLVMQQSLQQMRVLRPISVDKTALEIWVFRFKGAPDSFTRRAITGGNLANSPSNVVAADDFEAYFRVHQGLKGPQSEWISLHREANRDVQVGEGSFKGATGNSEVCMRNMYKAWREYMTAETTRREI; encoded by the coding sequence ATGGACACAAAGGTCTCAACACCGAGAAGCTACGATTCACAATACGATCTTGATGTCGGCGATCTGGTCGAGAAGGAGCGCATTCACCGGCGCGTTTTCGCCGATCAGGATGTGTTCGAGCAGGAAATGGACCAGATCTTCGGCAAGTCCTGGATCTATGTCGGACATGAAAGCCAAGTTCCCAACCCCGGCGACTATTTCTCGACCCAGGTCGGACGTCAGCCGGTGGTCATGACGCGCCACAAGAATGGCGAGATCTATGTCCTCGAAAACCGCTGCCCGCACAAGGGCGCGCTCGTCTGTCCCGACCGAAACGGCACCGCGAAGCACTTCATGTGCATGTATCACGGCTGGCGCTTCGACGGCGACGGCTCGCTCATTTCCGTTCCGGTGCAATCCGGCTACGACGGAACCGAATTCAATGTGAAGGATCCGAAGAACGGGATGCGCCAGTTGCCGCGCGTGCATAATCACCACGGGTTCGTCTTCGCATCGCTTTCCCCGGAAGGTCTGGATTTCAAGACATGGGCCGGCGAAGGGCTGCGTGGTCTCGACAACCTCATCGACCGCTCGCCGAGCGGCGAATTGGAGGTCATCGGCAATTGCTACCGCACCGTCCAGAACAGCAACTGGAAGATCTTCCTCGACAACATGAGCGACGGCATGCACACCTCGTTCGTGCATCACCAGATGGCGCGGGCCGCCCAGCGCACGCTAGAGAAGTTCAAGGGCCGCGCCCGTCCGGGCGGCCTCGACGTGGCGGCGATGCTTGCCGGCGAGCCGGACCAGATGGCGAAGATCGATCTCGTCGCCCATCCGCACGGACATTTCGATATGGCGGCATTCGCGCCCGAACTGACGGGCGAAGACGGGGAACACTACAAGGCCGCCCTGATCGCCCGGCACGGCGCCGACAAGGCGGCCGCGGTGCTGAAGCAGAATTTCCATAATGTGATGATGTTCCCGACGTTGGTGATGCAGCAGTCGCTTCAGCAGATGCGCGTCCTGCGTCCGATTTCCGTCGATAAGACCGCACTGGAGATTTGGGTGTTCCGCTTCAAGGGCGCTCCGGACAGCTTCACGCGTCGCGCGATCACCGGCGGCAACCTCGCCAACTCCCCGTCGAATGTCGTCGCGGCGGACGATTTCGAAGCCTATTTCCGCGTTCATCAGGGTCTCAAGGGGCCACAGTCGGAATGGATCAGTCTGCATCGCGAGGCCAATCGCGACGTCCAGGTCGGAGAGGGCAGCTTCAAGGGCGCCACCGGCAATTCCGAGGTCTGCATGCGCAACATGTACAAGGCATGGCGCGAATATATGACCGCCGAAACGACCCGTCGCGAAATTTGA
- a CDS encoding NAD(P)-dependent alcohol dehydrogenase, with the protein MQITAAISRENESAPQLETVELGEHLVDEVKVKVVATGICHSDLMFHGPFGARFATKPMVLGHEGAGIVEAVGPGVHGLKVGDHVILSGNSCGHCASCHTGRTVYCDHMVELCWCGCRADGSSPISQGGTPVSGVFFGQSSFATHVVASERTAVKVPKDVPLHLCGPLGCGMATGAGSVLEALAVRPGQSIAIFGTGAVGLSAVMAAKIAGASRIAAVDVNKERLELAREVGATDIVLSDGRAGDALKRLEPHGFHFSFITASPPAVFDAATACLAVEGTAGFVIFPSAPWVPNMQELMTGGRKLQGIIGGFSNPKVGIPLLIDYWRKGLFPFEKLLTEFRFDQIADAFEQYRTGKVIKPILNM; encoded by the coding sequence GTGCAGATAACGGCCGCGATTTCGCGAGAAAATGAATCTGCCCCGCAGCTTGAAACGGTGGAGCTCGGCGAACATTTGGTCGACGAGGTGAAGGTGAAGGTGGTCGCGACGGGCATCTGTCATTCAGATCTGATGTTTCACGGTCCCTTCGGCGCTCGTTTCGCCACCAAGCCAATGGTGCTCGGCCACGAGGGCGCCGGCATTGTCGAAGCCGTCGGCCCCGGCGTGCATGGGCTGAAGGTCGGAGATCACGTCATTCTCAGTGGGAATTCCTGCGGCCACTGCGCAAGCTGTCACACGGGCCGCACGGTCTATTGCGATCATATGGTCGAGCTCTGCTGGTGCGGCTGCCGCGCCGACGGCTCGTCTCCGATTAGCCAAGGCGGGACACCCGTGTCGGGGGTGTTTTTCGGGCAATCTTCGTTTGCGACACATGTCGTCGCCTCCGAACGGACGGCTGTCAAGGTGCCGAAGGACGTACCACTGCATCTGTGCGGCCCGCTGGGCTGCGGCATGGCCACCGGCGCAGGCTCGGTGTTGGAGGCGCTTGCCGTTCGGCCCGGCCAATCCATCGCGATTTTCGGCACCGGCGCCGTGGGTCTTTCGGCGGTGATGGCCGCGAAGATCGCCGGAGCGTCGAGGATCGCCGCGGTCGATGTCAACAAGGAACGGCTCGAACTGGCGCGGGAAGTCGGCGCGACCGACATCGTGCTCTCGGACGGCCGCGCCGGTGATGCCCTAAAACGGCTTGAGCCGCACGGCTTCCATTTCAGTTTCATTACAGCCTCGCCACCGGCGGTATTCGATGCGGCGACGGCATGCCTTGCCGTTGAGGGTACGGCCGGCTTCGTAATTTTTCCAAGTGCGCCCTGGGTGCCGAACATGCAGGAATTGATGACGGGCGGGCGCAAGCTCCAGGGCATCATCGGTGGCTTCAGCAATCCTAAGGTCGGAATCCCGCTGCTCATAGACTACTGGCGCAAGGGACTGTTTCCGTTTGAAAAGCTGCTCACCGAATTCCGCTTCGATCAGATCGCCGACGCTTTCGAGCAATATCGCACTGGTAAGGTCATCAAGCCGATCCTGAACATGTGA
- a CDS encoding GntR family transcriptional regulator: MAGIAKSPEEKSAPLSQTTVVFEQIRSDILHGALEPGSKLKIELLLERYGTGATPVREALSILSTTGLVERVENRGFRVAVVSPEHYAEILWTRCFVEERAVREAVLHGDVAWEEKIVLAQFHLQREAARLDKKDDGSLRQWEAAHFEFHAALISACPSKPLLRFCEQLYNESNRYRYIARLARGPRTGAVEEHKRVADAALDRNGDLAGSLLVEHYRRTGELLKAKLAGFDPKAGMRPALKVTEQG, from the coding sequence GTGGCAGGCATTGCAAAATCTCCCGAAGAGAAGAGTGCGCCACTTTCGCAAACGACCGTTGTGTTTGAGCAAATTCGCAGCGACATTCTGCATGGCGCACTGGAACCCGGTTCGAAGTTGAAGATCGAACTGCTTCTCGAGCGATACGGCACGGGCGCGACGCCGGTGCGCGAAGCCTTGTCGATTCTTTCGACCACCGGCCTCGTCGAGCGCGTGGAAAATCGCGGCTTCCGGGTCGCGGTCGTCAGCCCCGAGCATTATGCGGAAATATTGTGGACCCGTTGTTTCGTCGAGGAGCGCGCGGTCCGCGAGGCGGTGCTCCACGGCGACGTGGCGTGGGAGGAAAAGATCGTCCTCGCCCAGTTTCACCTGCAACGGGAGGCGGCGCGGTTGGATAAAAAGGATGACGGTTCACTACGTCAGTGGGAAGCCGCCCATTTCGAATTTCATGCGGCGCTGATTTCGGCCTGCCCGTCGAAGCCGCTGCTGCGCTTTTGCGAGCAGCTTTACAACGAGAGCAACCGGTATCGCTATATCGCGCGGTTGGCGCGCGGGCCGAGAACTGGGGCAGTGGAGGAGCACAAGCGGGTCGCCGACGCCGCGCTGGATCGCAATGGTGATCTGGCGGGAAGCCTTCTCGTGGAACACTACCGCCGCACTGGCGAGCTTCTGAAAGCAAAACTGGCAGGCTTCGATCCGAAGGCGGGCATGAGGCCGGCGCTTAAAGTCACCGAACAGGGATAG
- a CDS encoding aromatic-ring-hydroxylating dioxygenase subunit beta, which translates to MLNRPKDVTVTRAEAEDFIFQQAEFIDARDYESWLSLFTDDGTYWIPATPHDSDPEMQLSFMYDDLPTMVARCERLLAFGTAGQQPITRSSHVVGNVRLGEPDSNGDIVVHSRFHVTQFRRDVLKTYVGGFTHHLVSTDEGFKIRRQRVDLIDCDGLHDTILQIYL; encoded by the coding sequence ATGTTGAATAGACCCAAAGACGTAACCGTCACCCGGGCCGAGGCGGAAGATTTCATCTTCCAGCAGGCCGAGTTCATCGATGCTCGTGACTATGAATCTTGGCTGAGCCTCTTCACAGACGACGGGACTTACTGGATCCCCGCGACGCCGCACGACTCCGACCCCGAGATGCAGCTGTCATTCATGTATGACGACCTGCCGACGATGGTTGCCCGCTGCGAGCGTCTGCTGGCATTCGGAACCGCAGGGCAGCAGCCGATCACGCGCAGCAGCCATGTCGTCGGAAATGTCCGCTTGGGCGAGCCCGATAGCAATGGCGACATTGTCGTACACTCCCGCTTTCATGTCACCCAATTCCGTCGCGATGTGCTGAAGACATATGTAGGTGGCTTCACACATCACCTTGTCAGTACGGACGAGGGCTTCAAAATCCGCAGACAGCGCGTGGACCTCATCGATTGCGACGGACTCCACGACACGATCCTTCAAATCTATCTCTAA
- a CDS encoding VOC family protein yields the protein MSVPITNPTPAFSIRRASHISLTVADLEVSLAFYTEVIGLVVSATGDGVAHLRGVEESAHHSLTLVQTKGEPSCRRLGFRVESDADLDRAFGNFSHLGHRPEFVDLPHQGRTLHVSDSVGSPLEFCATMPVQQRLHDQFQLQKGAAALRYDHVQLLAPDVAKASAFYTALGFRISDYFVDLEEDEEPLGIFMYRKNNPHDIVFLTRPGPVLHHFAYVVADSTFLFRALDTAGALGFSGNLERGPARHGEGHALYVYFRDPDDHRVEILTPPIQMGDAEDVPMRWHRGNRHSWEFPAPKSWLYEASKFEGVEIQGKGAAAKLRNLEDFLASRPLKMPE from the coding sequence ATGAGTGTGCCGATCACAAATCCGACCCCTGCTTTTTCCATCCGAAGAGCAAGCCATATCTCGCTGACAGTCGCAGACCTGGAGGTGAGCCTAGCTTTTTACACCGAGGTCATCGGGCTCGTGGTTTCGGCGACGGGTGATGGCGTCGCTCATCTCAGAGGCGTGGAGGAAAGCGCGCATCACAGCCTGACGTTGGTCCAGACGAAGGGCGAGCCAAGCTGTCGCCGCCTGGGTTTCCGGGTCGAAAGCGATGCTGATCTCGACCGCGCCTTCGGCAATTTTTCGCATCTCGGACATCGGCCCGAATTTGTCGACCTGCCGCATCAGGGCCGTACGCTCCATGTCAGCGACAGCGTCGGATCGCCGCTTGAATTCTGCGCCACCATGCCTGTCCAGCAACGTCTGCACGACCAGTTCCAACTGCAGAAAGGGGCCGCTGCGCTACGCTACGATCATGTGCAGCTTCTGGCGCCCGACGTGGCAAAGGCAAGCGCGTTCTACACCGCGCTTGGCTTTCGCATTTCCGACTATTTCGTCGACCTGGAAGAAGATGAGGAGCCTCTCGGCATCTTCATGTATCGGAAGAACAATCCGCACGATATCGTCTTTCTGACGCGGCCGGGACCGGTTCTTCACCACTTCGCCTACGTCGTCGCGGATTCGACCTTCCTGTTTCGCGCCCTGGATACGGCCGGCGCGCTCGGCTTTTCGGGCAATCTCGAGCGTGGACCGGCGCGGCATGGAGAGGGACATGCGCTTTATGTCTATTTCCGCGATCCCGACGATCATCGTGTGGAAATCCTGACGCCGCCGATCCAGATGGGCGATGCGGAGGATGTGCCGATGCGCTGGCATCGCGGCAACAGGCATTCATGGGAATTCCCGGCGCCGAAAAGCTGGCTTTACGAGGCCTCGAAGTTCGAGGGCGTGGAAATTCAGGGCAAGGGGGCGGCCGCTAAACTTCGCAACCTTGAGGATTTTCTAGCAAGCCGCCCACTCAAGATGCCGGAATAA
- a CDS encoding SphA family protein: MNATWGEYMMKLRVLASILAISCSFAANTVATSAYAAESGALPYQPGSSGDFIGVLPYIPGLFMQENLSYSNSYALVGDDGKTIPGSDLDLNVTTSTSRFLFSWGSIGDLHLYSQIIVPVVHGDTTVKFGGFTAADGSKTGFGNIFFGPIIGKYDFDEYNSITFGYDYASKLGNYSATDAFSPAVGYASHQPTFGFTHAGKDGFYFAALARGIFNETNDTTHYRTGNAINVDFRSGWQSGNWRAGVVGGFYDQFQSDSGDGAVNGKTRLLSIGPSISYDFGGPILNFNFRTTPIARNTTKSNSFWVSLAVPLWMPKPPSEADR; the protein is encoded by the coding sequence ATGAACGCCACTTGGGGGGAATACATGATGAAGTTGAGAGTTCTTGCTAGCATTCTGGCCATTTCTTGTTCTTTCGCGGCGAATACCGTCGCAACGTCTGCCTATGCAGCGGAGAGTGGCGCGCTGCCGTATCAACCGGGTTCGAGCGGCGATTTCATCGGCGTGCTTCCGTATATACCCGGGCTCTTCATGCAAGAGAACCTATCGTATTCGAACAGCTATGCCCTGGTTGGCGACGACGGAAAAACAATTCCAGGCAGCGATCTGGACCTGAATGTCACCACCAGTACGTCGCGCTTTCTGTTTTCCTGGGGATCTATCGGCGATCTCCATCTTTACAGTCAGATTATTGTCCCCGTTGTGCATGGCGACACGACCGTGAAATTTGGGGGCTTTACTGCGGCAGACGGGAGTAAAACGGGATTCGGCAATATCTTCTTCGGGCCAATCATTGGGAAATACGACTTTGATGAATATAACTCGATAACATTCGGATATGATTACGCCAGTAAGCTGGGAAATTATAGCGCCACGGACGCTTTCAGCCCCGCGGTGGGTTACGCGTCCCACCAACCGACTTTCGGTTTCACCCACGCCGGGAAAGATGGATTCTATTTCGCGGCCCTCGCTCGTGGGATCTTCAACGAAACAAATGACACCACGCACTACAGGACCGGAAATGCGATTAACGTGGACTTTCGTTCGGGATGGCAGTCCGGCAACTGGAGGGCTGGTGTCGTCGGCGGCTTCTACGACCAGTTCCAGTCGGATAGCGGCGACGGTGCAGTGAATGGCAAGACGCGTTTGTTGTCCATCGGTCCGTCCATCTCCTACGATTTCGGCGGGCCTATCTTGAACTTCAACTTCAGAACAACCCCCATTGCCCGGAATACCACCAAATCGAATTCCTTTTGGGTCAGCCTGGCGGTCCCGCTATGGATGCCGAAACCGCCGAGCGAAGCGGATAGGTAA
- a CDS encoding TetR/AcrR family transcriptional regulator, which translates to MNRRKIQKPNAKQEILDVSIRLFAERGLDAVSIRDITGAAGVNLGAVTYHFGSKEQLIHEIFEMLLGPLQEKRMELLDRVEEQTGDGPLDVELVLRAMIEPAITNSIGKKGIVTYLPRLMFQAYSVERPFLDNKLSEQSDAVARRFIDAIARAMPDMPYEQVCWRYYMVLGGLLQLTSDALGANRLWRLSGGLCKTDDPTGMIEELVAFSMRGLVGR; encoded by the coding sequence ATGAATCGCCGAAAGATCCAGAAACCCAATGCCAAGCAAGAAATATTGGACGTCTCCATTCGTCTTTTTGCGGAACGCGGCCTCGATGCGGTTTCCATACGCGACATCACCGGTGCGGCAGGCGTCAATCTCGGCGCTGTCACCTATCATTTCGGCTCCAAGGAACAGCTCATCCACGAGATTTTCGAGATGCTGTTGGGTCCGCTTCAGGAAAAGCGCATGGAGCTTCTCGATCGGGTGGAAGAGCAGACCGGAGACGGCCCCTTGGATGTGGAGCTGGTTCTGCGGGCGATGATCGAGCCGGCGATCACCAACTCCATCGGTAAGAAGGGCATCGTAACCTATCTTCCCCGTCTGATGTTTCAGGCCTATTCGGTCGAACGACCGTTTCTGGACAACAAGCTTTCCGAACAAAGCGACGCAGTCGCAAGGCGCTTCATCGACGCCATCGCGCGCGCCATGCCGGATATGCCATATGAGCAGGTGTGCTGGCGCTACTACATGGTCTTGGGCGGACTTCTGCAACTGACCTCCGATGCGCTGGGCGCAAACCGCCTGTGGCGTCTGTCGGGCGGACTCTGCAAGACCGATGATCCGACAGGAATGATCGAGGAACTCGTCGCATTTTCCATGCGAGGCCTGGTTGGCCGGTAG
- a CDS encoding fumarylacetoacetate hydrolase family protein — MRICRFDDNRIGVVDGDEIADVSAVLEQLPTVRWPYPRGDALIANLPILIPEMKKLLPSAERVKVADVKLRSPVAQPGKIIAAPVNYKLHLEESRADQGIHFGTQVKTIQECGVFLKATSSMIGPADAVVSDRTDRRTDHEIELCFVIGKTARHVSEADALDYIAGFMIGLDMTIRGPEERSYRKSRDTFSVFGPWLVTSDEFGDPSAVDFELKVSGQTRQKANTRDLIFDCRKLIAYASEAYTLEPGDIFMTGTPEGVAPIEPGDIMNCRIDGIGEMNVAVRAA; from the coding sequence ATGAGAATCTGCCGTTTTGACGACAACCGTATCGGGGTTGTGGACGGAGACGAAATCGCCGATGTTTCGGCGGTTCTGGAGCAGTTGCCGACGGTTAGGTGGCCCTATCCACGCGGCGATGCGTTGATTGCGAACTTGCCGATCCTCATACCGGAAATGAAGAAGCTGCTGCCGTCCGCCGAGCGCGTGAAAGTGGCCGACGTCAAGCTGCGCAGTCCAGTCGCGCAGCCCGGGAAAATCATCGCGGCGCCGGTCAACTACAAGCTTCATCTTGAAGAGTCCCGAGCCGATCAAGGCATCCATTTCGGCACCCAAGTCAAGACCATCCAGGAATGCGGCGTCTTCCTGAAGGCGACAAGCTCGATGATCGGGCCGGCGGATGCCGTGGTCTCCGACCGCACGGATCGCCGTACGGACCATGAGATCGAACTTTGTTTCGTCATCGGCAAGACGGCGCGCCACGTCAGCGAGGCGGATGCGCTGGATTATATCGCCGGCTTCATGATCGGTCTCGACATGACCATTCGCGGGCCGGAAGAGCGGAGCTACCGCAAGTCGCGCGACACATTCTCCGTCTTCGGCCCCTGGCTCGTTACATCGGACGAATTCGGCGACCCCTCTGCTGTGGACTTCGAATTGAAGGTGAGTGGCCAAACGCGCCAGAAGGCGAACACGCGCGATCTCATTTTCGATTGCCGTAAGCTCATCGCTTACGCTTCGGAGGCCTACACCTTGGAGCCGGGCGACATCTTCATGACCGGTACGCCGGAAGGTGTCGCGCCGATCGAGCCCGGCGACATCATGAATTGCCGCATTGACGGCATCGGCGAAATGAACGTCGCGGTGCGCGCCGCCTGA
- a CDS encoding acyl-CoA dehydrogenase family protein, whose translation MQSIAKSAGERAAQTDRDRVVSAEVVSAMRDAGLFRALQPARWGGAEIDNAEWLDLIVELARECGSSAWVYSVLSAHATAIACFPVEAQTEIWTEYPLAVASSAVAPTAIARRVDGGFAVSGKWSFSSGCDYAQWALAGARVENGEGEAPGMIFTLIPFKDIRIEDDWHVVGLRGTGSKSIHVADVFVPEYRTLPFRQLMDGNAIGALDYETPYYRSPRHAWAPSGLAAVGVGIALGFVGKFTAYVRDRKILNGATMGDLDTIQLKISESAAEAEAALRVLKANTAEAMAEVAATGTLTIETRARCRRDQAFATRLSMVAVDRLYTAAGAYAIYEGNSMQQAFRDMHAVAGQIVLNFDAAGKSFSRVMMGRVPDDMLL comes from the coding sequence ATGCAGTCGATCGCGAAGTCCGCAGGCGAGAGGGCCGCGCAGACAGACCGGGACCGGGTCGTTTCGGCCGAGGTCGTTTCCGCTATGCGGGATGCCGGCCTTTTCAGGGCGCTTCAGCCTGCCCGTTGGGGCGGCGCCGAAATAGACAATGCGGAATGGCTCGACCTGATCGTCGAACTGGCCCGGGAATGTGGATCATCTGCGTGGGTATACAGCGTCCTGTCCGCTCACGCGACGGCGATCGCCTGTTTCCCCGTCGAAGCGCAGACGGAAATCTGGACTGAATATCCGCTGGCGGTCGCTTCCTCGGCAGTGGCGCCGACGGCGATCGCCCGCCGGGTCGACGGCGGCTTCGCCGTCAGCGGTAAGTGGAGTTTTTCCAGCGGCTGCGACTATGCTCAATGGGCTCTCGCCGGCGCGCGCGTCGAGAATGGCGAAGGCGAGGCGCCGGGGATGATTTTCACATTGATCCCGTTCAAGGACATCCGGATCGAGGACGATTGGCATGTTGTGGGACTGCGCGGCACGGGCAGCAAATCCATTCATGTCGCCGACGTCTTCGTGCCCGAATACCGGACCCTACCTTTCCGTCAGCTGATGGACGGCAACGCGATTGGGGCGCTGGATTATGAAACCCCATACTACCGTTCACCGCGGCATGCCTGGGCGCCGTCGGGGCTGGCCGCGGTTGGCGTCGGAATCGCGCTCGGCTTCGTCGGCAAGTTCACTGCCTATGTGCGGGACCGCAAGATTCTCAATGGTGCGACCATGGGCGATCTGGACACGATCCAGCTGAAGATTTCGGAATCGGCGGCAGAGGCCGAAGCCGCCCTTCGCGTCCTGAAGGCAAACACCGCGGAGGCCATGGCCGAGGTTGCCGCGACTGGCACGCTGACCATCGAGACCCGCGCCCGTTGCCGCCGTGACCAGGCTTTTGCGACGCGGCTCAGCATGGTCGCGGTCGATCGGCTCTATACCGCAGCCGGCGCCTACGCCATCTACGAAGGCAACAGCATGCAGCAGGCGTTCCGCGACATGCACGCGGTGGCCGGGCAGATCGTGTTGAACTTCGACGCGGCGGGCAAATCATTCAGCAGGGTTATGATGGGCCGGGTGCCTGACGACATGCTGCTCTAG
- a CDS encoding flavin reductase family protein, giving the protein MDHSAGQQDFAECSRDDFRMAMRKLIGGVALICTHSDNRPYGMTATAVCSVSADPPTLLVCLNRKGSTCSAVSESGAFSVNLLGPENVELASTFASAPADLQDRFSVGEWTMLKTGAPILQNSSASFDCEVVEELDSGSHRIFIGQVRAVSRSQDDKALGYFAGGFVIPAQLLQAPA; this is encoded by the coding sequence ATGGACCATAGTGCCGGACAACAGGACTTTGCAGAATGCAGCCGGGACGATTTCCGGATGGCCATGCGTAAGCTCATCGGGGGCGTCGCGCTTATCTGCACCCACAGCGACAACCGTCCGTATGGCATGACGGCGACGGCCGTATGTTCCGTTTCCGCGGACCCGCCTACGCTGCTGGTCTGTCTCAATAGAAAGGGGAGCACCTGTTCCGCGGTGAGCGAGAGCGGCGCATTTTCGGTAAATCTGCTAGGTCCGGAAAATGTCGAACTTGCCAGCACATTCGCGAGCGCACCGGCTGATCTTCAGGATCGCTTTTCGGTGGGCGAATGGACCATGCTGAAAACCGGTGCTCCGATCCTACAGAACAGCTCCGCCAGCTTCGATTGCGAGGTCGTCGAGGAATTGGACAGCGGCTCTCACCGCATCTTTATCGGTCAGGTGCGTGCCGTTTCTCGATCGCAGGACGACAAGGCGCTGGGATATTTTGCCGGTGGCTTCGTCATCCCCGCGCAGCTCTTGCAGGCCCCCGCCTGA